One region of Monomorium pharaonis isolate MP-MQ-018 chromosome 11, ASM1337386v2, whole genome shotgun sequence genomic DNA includes:
- the LOC105836466 gene encoding tRNA-splicing endonuclease subunit Sen2 isoform X3 gives MNLRESKKKKTRLKPQLPFPIPLNESEEWPVYTAHLTDVGSCIIEPDEMVAVHSMGFFGKGSLSRSYPSFDKSKYGAPPVVRNRQWLHRQRWLKEVKELNTVNYKDVKEIGHSEGENISHKENIGDIIEIPSNSNENGSTQKNEVHTKNIEIDEVTLDSTEEDDICIIVNRDSDKYGNNERSPNTHEDKSSLEERKEGEENWRLNYYDFKSDCINEDDNHHGKLLVLPDSDSDTENYLKNIKPRIENEGFPVREALHLTFEETFFLLFGLGCLQLIHFDGSPVDINSAWLYFCKEKSDFIQKYVVYHYYRSKGWVVKPGIKYGGDFLLYKEGPPFYHASYIVLVEVADADSLIIDTTMSSRSMTWNNLFGFERLSETAAKFYGHHRYLGTLP, from the exons ATGAATTTGCGAGAAtcaaagaagaagaaaacaaGATTAAAGCCACAATTGCCATTTCCTATTCCACTGAACGAATCGGAAGAATGGCCAGTGTACACAGCACATCTCACTGATGTTGGCTCGTGTATAATTGAACCTGATGAGATGGTTGCAGTGCATTCTATG GGATTTTTTGGCAAGGGATCATTATCACGTAGCTATCCATCATTTGACAAATCAAAGTACGGAGCACCTCCAGTTGTTCGGAACAGACAGTGGCTTCATAGACAAAGGTGGCTCAAAGAAGTCAAAGAACTGAATACTGTCAACTACAAag atGTTAAAGAAATTGGTCACAGCGAGGGGGAGAATATTTCACATAAAGAAAACATTGGCGACATTATTGAGATTCCGTCAAATTCTAATGAGAACGGGAGTACGCAGAAAAATGAAGTACACACGAAGAACATAGAGATTGATGAAGTCACTTTAGATTCCACAGAGGAGGATGACATATGCATCATTGTCAATAGAGACTCGGATAAATATGGCAATAATGAAAGATCACCAAACACTCATGAGGATAAGAGCAGCctggaagagagaaaagagggaGAAGAAAATTGGAGATTGAATTATTACGATTTCAAAAGCGATTGCATAAACGAGGATGACAACCACCATGGAAAATTATTGGTATTGCCAGATAGTGACTCTGACACCgagaattatttgaaaaatattaagccGAGAATCGAAAACGAAGGTTTCCCTGTTCGCGAAGCTTTGCATCTCACCTTTGAAGAGActtttttcctcctttttGGATTAGGCTGCCTGCAATTGATTCATTTCGACGGTAGTCCAGTAGACATTAACAGCGCATGGTTGTACTTTTGCAAGGAAAAGTcagattttatacaaaaatatgtagtttATCATTATTACAGAAGCAAAGGTTGGGTGGTCAAGCCTGGCATAAAATATGGTGGTGACTTCT TGCTTTATAAAGAAGGACCACCGTTTTATCATGCTTCTTACATCGTTCTAGTAGAAGTGGCAGATGCGGattctttaattatagataCTACTATGTCCTCACGTTCTATGACGTGGaacaatttatttggatttgAAAGACTTTCTGAAACTGCTGCTAAg TTTTATGGCCATCATCGGTACCTCGGGACATTACCATGA
- the LOC105836478 gene encoding tetraspanin-2A, whose product MVKSSGPLLEKRIGCIKFTIFCLNAIIWMLGCAMFGLSIWMRFEPTLEEWVEFLNMYEYYIGVYVLIATSVIVMAISFIGCAAALMEHIMTLYAHVGLQAFSFICCLAGAAVILDYSTYDSKIQPIVERSMYSLISNSHQDTASFILRVIQETVGCCGADGPRDYIRLRKPLPVECRDTVTGNAFHHGCVEELSWFLEARSAWLAGLAMALCMLHVIIAVLSLTLVRAIKKEEETITFKR is encoded by the exons ATGGTCAAAAGTTCTGGACCGCTTCTCGAAAAGCGAATCGGCTGCATCAAGTTCACAATTTTCTGCTTGAACGCGATAATATGG ATGCTGGGATGTGCGATGTTTGGACTGTCAATCTGGATGCGGTTTGAGCCGACGCTCGAGGAGTGGGTGgaatttttaaacatgtatGAATACTACATCGGAGTTTACGTGCTGATCGCCACCTCCGTGATCGTAATGGCTATTTCTTTTATCGGTTGCGCTGCCGCGCTTATGGAACACATCATGACTTTATACGCC CACGTGGGTCTTCAAGCGTTCAGTTTTATCTGCTGTCTAGCCGGAGCGGCGGTCATTCTTGATTATTCAACATACGACAGTAAGATTCAGCCTATCGTCGAACGGTCCATGTATAGTCTTATCAGTAACTCTCATCAAGATACGGCGAGTTTCATCCTACGAGTAATTCAGGAAACT GTCGGATGCTGCGGTGCCGATGGACCCAGGGATTACATACGTTTGCGAAAACCGTTGCCTGTCGAATGTCGGGACACAGTCACCGGAAATGCCTTCCATCATGGCTGCGTTGAAGAATTGTCTTGGTTTTTGGAGGCGAGATCGGCATGGCTCGCCGGCTTGGCGATGGCGTTATGCATGCTTCAC GTGATCATAGCGGTGCTATCGCTGACGCTTGTACGAGCGattaagaaagaagaagaaactaTAACGTTCAAGCGCTAG
- the LOC105836480 gene encoding flocculation protein FLO11, with amino-acid sequence MTSRFFVFVAALAYVAVSAAQVYKSYPEDAAAAIEPAPTNNDFITQTVYGFLDFTTTIGNTVMVFSPQSAPPEGDVAKKTTSSAPAIHTKPATEQKKNVPDIQPSKTHKVNDQGGETKKQLKGTKIVVNSVVEQNVVNPSENTALKSTKSQEPSKQTKTPALSSVVQVRAKDETPVVKNNLAEPEYDFLSKQPTEVIDETYKLINLQPSSKTHHKPRATPRRDKENPTGLVTKLGGTIVKDGLTTVHETSVIGTYINGKYAQVLQSSSRILTTPFAPVEGKIRPSSTNRVLKTISPQHGKLKPQLEPTPTHQQQEESSLPLEALFNEPSGTPVRTTRRHSIPNNPSRLKFRNKIADEYDNTEPQQTRIGKNRSSTTRPNYKNRLTTTTTEAPITRRRSGFRPNNQSTNSPSKQLTKLKNNDQQPSTTVTLLPKVKLPRTQGRWSYKTTPKPRIMIRKQVDEQEDFRTSTTEPSTTESSPIFDEQIKLAAPTINVASVPSSGTNVAQRKELSLTEDELDPSESEDVASVSVQQDQQQHPEEQILPVETLNVEISTAADLDNIYFEIATIKSPYSFQVGTLRNTRYITVTSTIKKTFATAEPSSSISPTEPLTENILANTGAAYESTLPLDSSVATLPAISLDAAQATPPLETLTETFSTTQTLLKTHMLPVIYAGNSTTRLTLVQTYNIARVVTATKTLPPMEIYQFIPSKTLNEFNTKLDEAGSELHLELDFGDDDRDEEDIPKRVVVPNNDPDVDLDIFKPASPSKVKNDIATSSNAESQLTSEQAQQLALLKYFGQPQPQVITTSRPVVKLETLYESHVIPVVNLGNTIYSTLTRPVGTVSRTSYEYGTSTLSPVLQPQVPQVPLYPQQPQFTVTSAPVITQTFATVSDSRVLKLTFGAKTAYTTLFSTKVVPTELTTYITNTVPVQPTVPAYPGYYPAPVPYAPFPFVG; translated from the exons ATGACATCGAGATTCTTTGTATTTGTCGCGGCTCTAGCGTATG TTGCAGTGTCCGCCGCGCAAGTTTACAAGAGCTACCCGGAGGATGCAGCTGCAGCGATCGAACCAGCGCCTACGAATAATGACTTCATCACGCAGACCGTTTACGGCTTCCTGGACTTCACCACGACGATCGGTAACACGGTGATGGTCTTCAGCCCTCAAAGCGCTCCTCCAG AAGGAGATGTCGCGAAGAAGACCACGTCCTCCGCGCCGGCGATTCACACGAAGCCGGCGACGGAGCAGAAAAAGAATGTTCCCGACATCCAGCCCAGCAAAACTCACAAGGTCAACGATCAGGGTGGCGAGACGAAGAAACAACTGAAGGGCACGAAAATCGTCGTGAATTCCGTGGTTGAACAGAACGTGGTGAACCCGTCCGAGAATACCGCACTGAAGTCGACAAAGAGTCAG GAACCAAGTAAACAAACGAAAACGCCTGCATTGTCGTCGGTGGTTCAGGTACGTGCCAAAGATGAAACTCCAGTCGTGAAGAATAATCTTGCCGAACCGGAATATGATTTTCTCTCGAAGCAGCCGACGGAAGTGATCGACGAAACATACAAG CTGATCAACCTGCAACCCTCGTCGAAGACTCATCACAAGCCGCGTGCCACCCCGCGAAGAGACAAGGAGAATCCAACCGGCCTGGTGACCAAGCTGGGCGGTACCATTGTGAAAGACGGGCTCACCACTGTGCATGAGACCAGTGTGATTGGAACCTACATCAATGGCAAATACGCCCAGGTGTTACAGAGCTCGTCAAGGATCTTAACGACACCGTTCGCGCCGGTGGAAGGTAAGATTCGGCCCTCCAGCACCAACCGCGTTCTGAAGACCATCAGTCCACAGCATGGCAAGCTCAAGCCTCAGCTGGAACCTACCCCTACTCATCAGCAACAGGAGGAATCTTCATTGCCACTAGAAGCTCTCTTCAACGAACCCTCCG gcactcCAGTGCGAACGACGCGAAGACACTCGATCCCCAATAATCCATCCAGGCTTAAATTCCGAAACAAGATCGCCGATGAATACGATAACACCGAACCACAGCAAACGAGAATCGGAAAGAATCGCTCCAGTACAACGCGACCAAATTATAA aaatCGCCTCACGACCACCACCACTGAGGCGCCCATCACTCGTCGTCGCAGCGGTTTCCGGCCAAACAATCAGTCTACTAATTCGCCTTCTAAGCAATTAACGAAATTGAAGAACAACGACCAGCAGCCGTCGACAACAGTCACCCTTCTGCCCAAGGTGAAGCTACCGAGGACACAAGGTCGCTGGTCATACAAGACCACGCCGAAGCCGAGAATTATGATTCGTAAGCAGGTGGACGAGCAGGAGGATTTCCGAACGTCAACCACCGAGCCAAGTACAACGGAGTCATCTCCGATCTTTGATGAGCAAATTAAGCTGGCAGCGCCAACAATCAACGTTGCCTCGGTCCCATCCAGTGGCACCAATGTTGCCCAGAGGAAAGAGCTGTCCTTGACGGAAGACGAGTTGGATCCTAGTGAAAGCGAGGATGTGGCCAGCGTTAGCGTGCAACAGGATCAACAGCAGCATCCTGAAGAACAGATCCTGCCAGTGGAAACGCTTAACGTGGAGATCTCTACTGCAGCGGATCTcgataatatatactttgaaATCGCCACTATTAAGTCACCCTATTCCTTCCAG GTAGGAACACTGCGAAATACCCGCTACATCACGGTGACCTCCACCATCAAGAAAACGTTTGCTACAGCCGAGCCGAGTAGTTCAATTTCGCCCACTGAACCGCTTACAGAAAACATCCTAGCAAACACTGGAGCTGCTTACGAGTCAACATTGCCACTCGACTCATCCGTCGCGACACTGCCGGCAATCTCCCTAGACGCTGCTCAAGCGACGCCACCGTTGGAAACGCTAACGGAAACGTTCTCGACAACGCAAACTTTGCTGAAAACGCATATGCTGCCGGTGATCTACGCCGGCAACAGCACAACTCGGCTGACTTTGGTGCAAACGTATAACATTGCCCGAGTAGTGACGGCGACAAAAACGCTGCCGCCAATGGAGATCTATCAGTTTATTCCGAGTAAGACACTGAATGAGTTCAACACAAAGCTCGACGAAGCCGGCAGCGAATTGCACCTTGAGCTCGACTTTGGCGATGACGATCGCGATGAGGAGGACATTCCCAAGAGGGTGGTAGTGCCCAACAACGACCCCGATGTCGACCTGGACATCTTTAAACCGGCGTCGCCGTCCAAGGTCAAGAACGACATCGCGACCAGCAGCAATGCCGAGTCTCAATTGACTTCGGAGCAGGCTCAACAACTGGCTCTATTGAAATACTTCGGTCAGCCGCAACCCCAGGTCATCACTACCTCCAGACCGGTAGTCAAGTTGGAGACGTTATACGAATCGCATGTGATTCCAGTGGTGAATTTGGGGAATACCATCTACTCAACGCTAACCAGGCCAGTTGGCACCGTGTCCAG GACGTCCTACGAGTACGGCACGTCCACCCTGAGTCCGGTGCTGCAGCCGCAGGTACCGCAGGTGCCGCTGTACCCGCAGCAGCCACAATTTACGGTGACAAGCGCGCCCGTGATTACCCAGACCTTCGCCACTGTGTCCGATTCGCGGGTGCTGAAGCTCACCTTCGGCGCCAAAACCGCCTACACTACTCTCTTCTCTACAAAGGTCGTGCCTACCGAACTTACTACCTATATCACCAATACGGTACCAGTGCAACCGACGGTACCAGCGTATCCCGGTTATTACCCAGCACCGGTGCCCTATGCACCCTTTCCCTTCGTCGGTTAG
- the LOC105836466 gene encoding tRNA-splicing endonuclease subunit Sen2 isoform X2, producing MNLRESKKKKTRLKPQLPFPIPLNESEEWPVYTAHLTDVGSCIIEPDEMVAVHSMGFFGKGSLSRSYPSFDKSKYGAPPVVRNRQWLHRQRWLKEVKELNTVNYKDVKEIGHSEGENISHKENIGDIIEIPSNSNENGSTQKNEVHTKNIEIDEVTLDSTEEDDICIIVNRDSDKYGNNERSPNTHEDKSSLEERKEGEENWRLNYYDFKSDCINEDDNHHGKLLVLPDSDSDTENYLKNIKPRIENEGFPVREALHLTFEETFFLLFGLGCLQLIHFDGSPVDINSAWLYFCKEKSDFIQKYVVYHYYRSKGWVVKPGIKYGGDFLLYKEGPPFYHASYIVLVEVADADSLIIDTTMSSRSMTWNNLFGFERLSETAAKEVLFAQVLWPSSVPRDITMTSPEILSEFTVRELLWRRWNPKQHREDVPIEEEDEDSC from the exons ATGAATTTGCGAGAAtcaaagaagaagaaaacaaGATTAAAGCCACAATTGCCATTTCCTATTCCACTGAACGAATCGGAAGAATGGCCAGTGTACACAGCACATCTCACTGATGTTGGCTCGTGTATAATTGAACCTGATGAGATGGTTGCAGTGCATTCTATG GGATTTTTTGGCAAGGGATCATTATCACGTAGCTATCCATCATTTGACAAATCAAAGTACGGAGCACCTCCAGTTGTTCGGAACAGACAGTGGCTTCATAGACAAAGGTGGCTCAAAGAAGTCAAAGAACTGAATACTGTCAACTACAAag atGTTAAAGAAATTGGTCACAGCGAGGGGGAGAATATTTCACATAAAGAAAACATTGGCGACATTATTGAGATTCCGTCAAATTCTAATGAGAACGGGAGTACGCAGAAAAATGAAGTACACACGAAGAACATAGAGATTGATGAAGTCACTTTAGATTCCACAGAGGAGGATGACATATGCATCATTGTCAATAGAGACTCGGATAAATATGGCAATAATGAAAGATCACCAAACACTCATGAGGATAAGAGCAGCctggaagagagaaaagagggaGAAGAAAATTGGAGATTGAATTATTACGATTTCAAAAGCGATTGCATAAACGAGGATGACAACCACCATGGAAAATTATTGGTATTGCCAGATAGTGACTCTGACACCgagaattatttgaaaaatattaagccGAGAATCGAAAACGAAGGTTTCCCTGTTCGCGAAGCTTTGCATCTCACCTTTGAAGAGActtttttcctcctttttGGATTAGGCTGCCTGCAATTGATTCATTTCGACGGTAGTCCAGTAGACATTAACAGCGCATGGTTGTACTTTTGCAAGGAAAAGTcagattttatacaaaaatatgtagtttATCATTATTACAGAAGCAAAGGTTGGGTGGTCAAGCCTGGCATAAAATATGGTGGTGACTTCT TGCTTTATAAAGAAGGACCACCGTTTTATCATGCTTCTTACATCGTTCTAGTAGAAGTGGCAGATGCGGattctttaattatagataCTACTATGTCCTCACGTTCTATGACGTGGaacaatttatttggatttgAAAGACTTTCTGAAACTGCTGCTAAg GAAGTACTTTTTGCGCAAGTTTTATGGCCATCATCGGTACCTCGGGACATTACCATGACTAGTCCCGAAATACTTTCTGAATTCACGGTGAGAGAACTACTTTGGCGTCGATGGAATCCGAAACAGCACCGGGAAGATGTTCCCATCGAAGAAGAGGATGAGGACTCATGCTGa
- the LOC105836465 gene encoding NADPH:adrenodoxin oxidoreductase, mitochondrial, translated as MRHNILKNCTRSLCTVQHKPQVCIVGAGPAGFYAAQQLLKDSNDVKISILDKLPIPFGLIRYGVAPDHPEVKNVLNTFNKIATNPRVEFLGNVNVGKDVAVHHLQKFYDAVLLTYGAQEDRLLNVPGENLNNVISARRFVGWYNGMPEDKDLKVNLDVEEAVIIGQGNVAIDVARILLSPIDKLKSTDITSYALEVLCNSRVRKVFMVGRRGPLQAAFTTAELREILKLESCKTFWRNQDFENIQTIVPTLDRPRKRLTELMLKSLNESKNDSEHAKELHPIFLRSPVEFQGDSKLDSVRFAVNCLRGETIQDQTAEMTNEFEIIPCGLALRSIGYRSIQIDSSIPFNSKKGCVENINGKIEGNLYTAGWAATGPTGVLLTTMTNAFRVARLIYNELPSNIKESDGIDGLRDFIKSDKNWIQTVSYQDWQKIDRVEQERGKERGKVREKIVNVQEMLDIAAN; from the exons ATGAGACACaacattcttaaaaattgcacTCGTTCACTATGTACCGTGCAACACAAACCTCAAGTATGCATTGTTGGTGCAGGTCCGGCGGGTTTTTACGCAGCTCAACAGTTACTAAAG gATTCAAACGACGTCAAAATCAGCATACTGGACAAATTACCCATTCCTTTTGGGCTGATACGTTACGGGGTTGCTCCAGATCATCCAGAAGTGAAGAATGTCCTCAatacatttaacaaaattgcgacCAATCCACGTGTTGAATTCTTAGGCAATGTTAATGTTGGCAAGGATGTTGCCGTACATCACTTGCAAAAGTTCTATGATGCTGTATTACTG aCTTATGGCGCTCAAGAAGATCGATTGCTCAATGTACCTGgtgaaaatttaaacaatgttatatCAGCCCGACGTTTTGTTGGTTGGTACAATGGAATGCCAGAAGATAAAGATCTAAAGGTTAACTTAGATGTAGAAGAGGCAGTTATCATAGGTCAAGGTAATGTAGCAATAGACGTTGCAAGGATTCTTTTATCGCCGATTGACAAGCTCAAG AGCACCGACATTACGTCATACGCCTTGGAAGTCTTGTGCAATAGTAGAGTGCGAAAAGTCTTCATGGTCGGACGAAGAGGACCCTTGCAGGCTGCATTTACGACCGCAGAATTACGCGAGATTCTTAAACTGGAAAGCTGCAAAACTTTTTGGCGAAATCAAGATTTTGAAAACATACAGACAATTGTGCCGACCTTAGATAGACCTAGAAAACGATTAACGGAGCTCATGCTGAAGTCTTTAAACGAATCCAAGAACGATTCGGAGCACGCAAAAGAACTGCATCCGATCTTCTTACGTAGTCCCGTCGAGTTTCAAGGTGACAGCAAATTAGACAGCGTCAGATTTGCTGTCAATTGTTTGCGAGGAGAGACGATACAAGATCAGACAGCCGAAATGACTAACGAATTTGAGATAATCCCTTGTGGTCTGGCTCTGCGCAGCATCGGTTATAGATCCATTCAAATAGATAGCTCGATACCGTTTAACTCAAAGAAAGGATGTGTAGAGAATATTAATGGAAAGATTGAAGGAAATCTCTATACTGCAGGATGGGCAGCGACTGGTCCAACCGGCGTCCTTTTGACGACCATGACAAACGCTTTCCGAGTTGCTAGATTGATATACAATGAATTACCCTCAAACATAAAAGAGAGCGATGGTATAGATGGTCTTCGCGACTTCATAAAATCAGATAAGAATTGGATTCAGACTGTATCTTACCAAGACTGGCAGAAGATTGATCGCGTTGAACAAGAGCGCGGTAAGGAGCGGGGAAAAGTACGGGAAAAGATAGTCAATGTGCAAGAAATGCTGGACATCGCTGCGAACTGA
- the LOC105836466 gene encoding cap-specific mRNA (nucleoside-2'-O-)-methyltransferase 2 isoform X1 — protein sequence MEREDSFFSRQPKTLRDKYDESVNLSSSMMAMFEKHFAISDVQRDAQMYTLPKPGFMFTEPPWHLDKLQEIKRDLNEVKSRLNNFNLDKWQQHTNRMNGAGDIVRTVKENIQAELVTQAWCKFYEIASNFSLVPLNEIYHGVDKRFRSVHLCEAPGAFVTALNHWLKTNAPDVQWNWMATTLNPYCEGNSYDSMVADDRFIRHTLEHWYFGVDNTGDIMDLRNLDALLKKSESLKSSEGRILLVTADGSIDCTNVPGEQESTVAQLHLCETVACMHLLQKGGNFLLKLFTLFEHQSVCLMYLLSCAFHQVSVTKPASSKGGNSEMYVVCMNFKGTDYITSYLRILRHYYGNVSPVNAMFSLRDIPETFLCRLEQCSKFFKFHQCQVIQNNIRTFHMNDENLLFQMPILKQQINAKYLKDCRLSKIDPANEIVGREIIERNNNQFINKKLHIDSYNERCRRQDSGPRERLSQIWDVAKEIKGPSKKFYVWHLQALPEVIEIKTGKLFSRVRSSRFCDLTILQILNEIDNMMQEMHSTVYFPSAKFTRALARQIDSNHEILSFQFVQNYDSHQTITKIYDRLKKLQPKQTLILVGYSLLTQLNIGLLFLLGNFFNKIIIEIHNTEGYYLKLESYRYNERVLNYLGEILAASHNARKENMAIWSILPMTILYECDQFPVMTLLNHLMIKLYAHYVVNMIDDKVL from the exons ATGGAGAGGGAAGATAGTTTTTTCTCAAGGCAGCCAAAGACACTGCGAGACAAGTACGATGAGAGTGTCAATCTGTCGTCCAGCATGATGGCAATGTTCGAAAAGCATTTTGCGATCTCAGACGTGCAACGAGACGCTCAGATGTACACTTTACCCAAGCCAGGATTTATGTTCACGGAACCACCATGGCATCTGGACAAGCTGCAGGAGATAAAGAGAGATTTAAATGAGGTGAAAAGTCGCCTGAACAACTTTAATCTCGACAAGTGGCAGCAGCACACGAATCGGATGAATGGAGCGGGCGACATCGTGCGCACAGTAAAGGAGAACATACAGGCGGAACTTGTTACCCAAGCCTGGTGCAAGTTCTATGAGATTGCCAGCAACTTTTCTCTGGTGCCATTGAACGAAATTTACCATGGAGTTGATAAAAGATTCAGATCCGTACACCTTTGCGAGGCACCGGGTGCATTTGTGACTGCCCTGAATCACTGGCTGAAGACGAACGCGCCTGATGTGCAGTGGAATTGGATGGCCACTACTTTGAACCCTTATTGTGAGGGAAATTCGTACGATAGTATGGTCGCAGATGACAGATTTATCAGGCACACTCTGGAGCATTGGTACTTTGGCGTCGACAACACAGGTGATATCATGGACCTGCGAAACCTAGacgcattattaaaaaaatccgAGTCCCTTAAGTCGAGCGAAGGACGAATTCTGCTGGTCACTGCGGACGGTAGCATAGATTGCACGAATGTCCCTGGAGAACAGGAAAGTACTGTGGCACAATTGCACTTGTGCGAAACTGTGGCCTGCATGCATCTCTTGCAGAAAGGTGGTAACTTTCTATTGAAGCTTTTTACTCTGTTCGAGCATCAGTCCGTGTGCCTGATGTATCTGTTGTCTTGCGCCTTCCATCAGGTTAGCGTAACGAAACCGGCGAGCAGCAAAGGGGGAAACTCGGAAATGTATGTTGTCTGCATGAATTTCAAGGGCACAGATTACATAACGTCGTACTTGCGCATCCTTAGGCATTATTACGGCAATGTGTCGCCCGTGAATGCTATGTTTAGTCTACGGGATATTCCAGAGACTTTTTTATGCAGACTCGAGCAGTGTagcaaatttttcaagtttcaTCAGTGCCAGGTCATACAGAATAACATAAGAACATTTCACATGAACGACGAGAATCTTCTCTTTCAAATGCCAATTCTTAAGCAACAGATTAACGCCAAGTATCTCAAAGATTGCAGATTAAGTAAAATAGATCCAGCGAATGAGATTGTCGGCCGAGAGATAATCGAGAGAAATAAcaatcaatttataaataagaaattgcaCATTGATTCTTACAATGAGCGTTGCAGGAGGCAAGACTCGGGGCCGCGAGAACGTTTGTCGCAAATATGGGACGTTGCGAAAGAGATCAAAGGGccatcaaaaaaattttacgtt tggCACCTACAAGCATTACCAGAAGTCATAGAGATAAAAACAGGAAAATTGTTTAGCAGAGTACGCAGTTCACGCTTTTGCGACTTgacaattttgcaaatattaaacGAAATTGATAACATGATGCAAGAAATGCACTCAACTGTCTATTTTCCATCAGCAAAATTTACGAGAGCACTCGCACGGCAGATTGATTCAAATCACGAGATACTGAGCTTCCAATTCGTTCAAAATTATGACAGTCATCAGACAATTACCAAAATTTATGATCGATTAAAGAAACTACAGCCCAAGCAAACACTCATTCTCGTCGGTTACTCTTTGTTGACGCAATTAAATATTggtcttttatttcttttgggaaatttttttaataagattattatagAGATTCATAATACAGAAGGTTATTATCTTAAATTGGAATCTTATCGGTATAATGAAAGAGTATTGAATTATTTAGGTGAAATTCTGGCAGCATCACATAACGCACGCAAAGAAAACATGGCAATTTGGTCGATACTACCTATGACAATTTTATATG AATGCGACCAGTTTCCTGTGATGACGCTACTTAATCATCTAATGATCAAACTATATGCTCATTACGTTGTCAATATGATAGATGATAAAGTGCTGTAG